The Sediminicola sp. YIK13 genomic sequence AAAAGTTTTTTTATAATGAGCTTAAAGCATGTTTCTAAATGCTCATATGTTGGCATATCTTTTCCAAGATATAAAAACATAAACGCATAGTCTCCCTCTATGTTGTTAAAAATTAAGGGTTTGTTCAAGCGGTAACATTCGCGCATCAGCCTTTTTATCCGATTTCGTTTTACGGCACTTTTAAAATTCCGTTTCGATGCGGTAACTCCTGTTTTAATTTTAGAACCGTCGTCGTGTGCGGTTTTAAGATAGATGAGTTTTACGGGATAATTGGAAACACTTTTCCCTTCAGCAAACAATTGTTCAATGAGCTTTTTACTCTTTAATTTTTCTTTTTTAGGGAATGTAAATGACATGGTGGCGTAAAAGTAAAAATAAAAACCACAGTTTCTAATTTATGACATTCATCATAGGTCAAAAATTCAAAGGAAGCTAATTTGAAAGATGTTTTAAATGAGGACATAGACACAAACAAAATTGAGATGAAATGGGAGAATTACATGTAGAGGCATTATTGAAAAGCCCAAATAATTCAAAGTACATAAAGCAGTTACTAACAGATATTGAGGCCTTGGAGCATATGTTGCAAAACAATATGTTTGAGAAAAGCCCCATCCGTATTGGGGCCGAACAGGAATTTTGTCTGGTAGACAGGGCGTGGCAACCTTCAAATAAGGCCCTTGAGATATTGAAGGAAATAAACGATTCTCATTTTACAACGGAAATAGCTTTGTATAATTTGGAGATCAATCTAGATCCCTTGCCATTAAAAGGCACTTGTTTTTCAGACATGCACAGGCAATTGGACGACTTATTAAAAAAGGCAGATCAGGTTGCAGAAAAACACGGCAATAAAATTATTCTAACTGGAATACTGCCTACCATTACCCAAA encodes the following:
- the rnpA gene encoding ribonuclease P protein component, producing the protein MSFTFPKKEKLKSKKLIEQLFAEGKSVSNYPVKLIYLKTAHDDGSKIKTGVTASKRNFKSAVKRNRIKRLMRECYRLNKPLIFNNIEGDYAFMFLYLGKDMPTYEHLETCFKLIIKKLLTKENHENVD